Proteins co-encoded in one Azospirillum brasilense genomic window:
- a CDS encoding ABC transporter ATP-binding protein encodes MAIKLQNVTKSFGSLTVIDNVSLEAGDDEFLVLLGPSGCGKSTILRMIAGLETVTSGEIHLGGKRVDELPPSDRDMAFVFQSYALYPHMTVRRNIAFPLIMRQFRWWFHIPFIGDYFKRRIENSPEVRELVERTADTLALTKVLDRHPRTLSGGQRQRVALGRAMVRQPSAFLMDEPLSNLDAKLRTAMRAEITQLHQRVGGNFVYVTHDQIEAMTMGTRIALMRDGHLQQYGTPREIYEKPANTYVARFIGTPPMNLIDAEVEGMTVRIGASVLPLPDKAERPGTERAGGNSRMKVWLGLRPGALAVVPPGQGKSLPGTVTLVEHVGAESLISVKLSGVHTAHDDDGGLTDEVMVSVPGYSELRVGEAVGIDCLLKDFSLFEKDSGLRVGGRAAEDFLAGGRVGTIRTAS; translated from the coding sequence ATGGCTATCAAACTGCAGAACGTCACGAAGTCCTTCGGTTCGCTGACCGTGATCGACAACGTGAGCCTGGAGGCCGGCGACGACGAATTCCTGGTGCTGCTCGGCCCGTCGGGCTGCGGCAAGTCCACCATCCTGCGCATGATCGCGGGGCTTGAGACGGTGACCAGCGGCGAGATCCATCTCGGCGGCAAGCGGGTGGACGAACTGCCGCCCAGCGACCGCGACATGGCCTTCGTCTTCCAGTCCTACGCGCTCTACCCGCACATGACGGTGCGCCGGAACATCGCCTTCCCGCTGATCATGCGGCAGTTCCGCTGGTGGTTCCACATCCCCTTCATCGGCGACTATTTCAAGCGCCGGATCGAGAACTCGCCGGAGGTGCGGGAGCTGGTGGAACGCACCGCCGACACGCTGGCCCTGACCAAGGTGCTCGACCGGCATCCGCGCACCCTGTCGGGCGGCCAGCGCCAGCGCGTGGCGCTCGGCCGCGCCATGGTGCGCCAGCCCTCGGCCTTCCTGATGGACGAGCCGCTGTCGAACCTCGACGCCAAGCTGCGCACCGCCATGCGGGCGGAGATCACCCAGCTCCACCAGCGGGTCGGCGGCAACTTCGTCTACGTCACCCACGACCAGATCGAGGCGATGACCATGGGCACCCGCATCGCGCTGATGCGCGACGGGCACCTCCAGCAGTACGGCACCCCGCGCGAGATCTACGAGAAGCCGGCCAACACCTACGTCGCCCGCTTCATCGGCACGCCGCCGATGAACCTGATCGACGCCGAGGTCGAGGGCATGACCGTGCGCATCGGCGCCAGCGTCCTGCCGCTGCCCGACAAGGCGGAACGCCCTGGGACCGAACGGGCGGGCGGCAACAGCCGCATGAAGGTCTGGCTGGGCCTGCGCCCCGGCGCGCTCGCCGTCGTGCCGCCGGGCCAGGGCAAGAGCCTGCCGGGCACCGTCACGCTGGTCGAGCATGTGGGGGCGGAATCGCTGATCTCGGTGAAGCTGTCTGGCGTCCACACCGCCCACGACGACGACGGCGGCCTGACCGACGAGGTGATGGTCTCCGTCCCCGGCTACAGCGAGCTGCGCGTCGGCGAGGCGGTCGGGATCGACTG
- a CDS encoding carbohydrate ABC transporter permease, producing MKHNSTARTLAVLVLLGVAAFPLYWMLVTSLTPSERLFDATPNLLPTLSQIGTYAAAFTETSLRQWLVNSLIVAVGTTVLSILLSVLPAYALSRLTFNGKLLLGFALFMTQMLPEAMLVVPLYDIFTKLSLLNTLLGLILANTAFTVPVVTWILKGAIDGVPSEIEEAARVDGCSRLGIVLAVVVPLIAPTLAAAAVIAFFHGWNEYVFAQTFISDDALRTASVGLASFVGELSTPVHTVMAVGFIYTLPAVVFYLFVQRYVVAGMTTGGVKG from the coding sequence ATGAAACACAATTCCACGGCCCGCACGCTCGCCGTCCTGGTCCTCCTCGGGGTGGCGGCCTTCCCGCTCTACTGGATGCTGGTGACCTCGCTCACCCCGTCGGAGCGGCTGTTCGACGCCACGCCGAACCTGCTGCCGACGCTGTCGCAGATCGGCACCTACGCCGCCGCCTTCACCGAGACCTCGCTGCGCCAATGGCTGGTCAACAGCCTGATCGTCGCGGTCGGCACGACGGTGCTGAGCATCCTGCTGTCGGTTCTGCCGGCCTACGCGCTGTCGCGCCTGACCTTCAACGGCAAGCTGCTGCTCGGCTTCGCGCTGTTCATGACGCAGATGCTGCCGGAAGCGATGCTGGTGGTGCCGCTCTACGACATCTTCACCAAGCTGTCGCTGCTCAACACGCTGCTCGGCCTGATCCTGGCCAACACGGCCTTCACGGTGCCGGTGGTGACCTGGATCCTGAAGGGCGCCATCGACGGCGTGCCGTCGGAGATCGAGGAGGCCGCAAGGGTGGACGGCTGCTCCCGCCTCGGCATCGTGCTGGCGGTGGTGGTTCCGCTGATCGCGCCGACGCTGGCGGCGGCGGCGGTGATCGCCTTCTTCCACGGCTGGAACGAGTATGTCTTCGCCCAGACCTTCATCAGCGACGACGCCCTGCGCACCGCCTCGGTCGGCCTCGCCAGCTTCGTGGGCGAGCTGAGCACGCCGGTGCACACGGTCATGGCGGTCGGCTTCATCTACACGCTGCCGGCGGTCGTCTTCTACCTGTTCGTCCAACGCTACGTGGTCGCCGGCATGACGACCGGCGGCGTCAAGGGCTGA
- a CDS encoding carbohydrate ABC transporter permease, which yields MMSRTVSQPRAAARRAPIDHGRWVPALFVAPVALYLLVFQGYPLVQEFLLSVTSTSLLSPGQQTYVGLDNYRELVFDPEFHQVLRVTAVYTLVCVVASIGLGLLAALLLDGTFRGRGIARALVTIPWAAPPVAAALIFVWMFNAQYGLFSHLAQFLGFADGGVNWLDEPSYALPAILITTVWQIFPFSSVVILAALQGVPSELREAAVIDGADRLSIFRAVTWPTIRPSVALLTLLITVWSLRRFDVIWLMTQGGPLGETNTLVIDLYRRAFVYLDLGRAAAVGIIGLVVAILVTLVYFWLSTRAEKAAGKR from the coding sequence ATGATGAGCAGGACCGTGAGCCAGCCCAGGGCCGCCGCGCGGCGCGCGCCGATCGACCATGGCCGCTGGGTTCCCGCACTCTTCGTCGCCCCGGTGGCGCTCTATCTCCTGGTCTTCCAGGGCTACCCGCTGGTGCAGGAATTCCTGCTCAGCGTCACCTCCACCTCGCTGCTCTCGCCCGGCCAGCAGACCTACGTCGGGCTGGACAATTACCGCGAGCTCGTCTTCGACCCGGAGTTCCATCAGGTCCTGCGCGTCACCGCGGTCTACACGCTGGTCTGCGTGGTCGCCTCCATCGGGCTCGGCCTGCTGGCGGCGCTGCTGCTCGACGGCACCTTCCGGGGGCGCGGCATCGCCCGCGCGCTGGTCACCATTCCGTGGGCCGCCCCGCCGGTCGCCGCGGCGCTGATCTTCGTGTGGATGTTCAACGCGCAGTACGGGCTGTTCAGCCACCTCGCCCAGTTCCTCGGTTTCGCCGACGGCGGGGTGAACTGGCTGGACGAGCCGTCCTACGCCCTGCCGGCCATCCTCATCACCACGGTCTGGCAGATCTTCCCCTTCTCCTCCGTCGTCATCCTGGCCGCCCTCCAGGGTGTGCCGTCGGAGCTGCGCGAGGCGGCGGTGATCGACGGGGCCGACCGGCTCAGCATCTTCCGCGCCGTCACCTGGCCGACCATCCGCCCGTCGGTGGCCCTGCTGACCCTGCTCATCACCGTGTGGTCGCTGCGCCGCTTCGACGTGATCTGGCTGATGACGCAGGGCGGCCCGCTGGGCGAGACCAACACGCTGGTCATCGACCTCTACCGCCGCGCCTTCGTCTATCTCGACCTCGGCCGGGCGGCGGCGGTCGGCATCATCGGGCTGGTCGTCGCGATCCTGGTGACGCTGGTCTATTTCTGGCTGTCGACGCGGGCGGAAAAGGCCGCAGGGAAACGGTGA
- a CDS encoding ABC transporter substrate-binding protein, whose product MKPFLSAITGITPLLAGGLAAALALGTASVALAQSSDKSASGKTVVTFAASHFAEVGRGDRLKAWVEKFNQSQPDIEVKPVTIPFSSFATTIFTQMGGNGGPDVIRFDLPEFYAAVAAKSVLPIDDIVKDGAHTFTAADQYMKVEGKRYGFAFDTANYAMVYNAALLPNGTPPKTFEEFVKLGKEATKDGNYGFAFRATMAERGGVWYDLTNFVYGFGGRWSKPDGTPTFNSPEVVAGVAAYKTVYDAGMIPKGTDAATYRRMFWEGKVAMEIDNGGVATILTSQGKAHPIAAAPSPFPHKEQGMILAPVTINANTKVKDAAGKFLQWALQPQQQQELQTLLGAANVATTVERTPEELQAMPWLKVYDAQTPNSVPALPQGLETKAPEIQQIIVQQLLKVLQGGVAPQTAMDEAQRLITARVLAQK is encoded by the coding sequence ATGAAGCCGTTTCTGAGCGCAATCACGGGCATCACCCCCCTTCTGGCCGGCGGGCTGGCCGCCGCTTTGGCGCTGGGCACCGCGTCGGTCGCCCTGGCCCAATCGTCTGATAAATCGGCTTCCGGAAAGACGGTGGTGACCTTCGCTGCGTCCCACTTCGCCGAGGTCGGCCGCGGCGACCGGCTGAAGGCCTGGGTGGAGAAGTTCAACCAGTCCCAGCCCGACATCGAGGTGAAGCCGGTCACCATCCCCTTCTCCTCCTTCGCCACCACCATCTTCACGCAGATGGGCGGCAACGGCGGCCCCGACGTCATCCGCTTCGACCTGCCGGAGTTCTACGCGGCGGTCGCCGCCAAGTCGGTCCTGCCGATCGACGACATCGTGAAGGACGGCGCCCACACCTTCACCGCCGCCGACCAGTACATGAAGGTCGAGGGCAAGCGCTACGGCTTCGCTTTTGACACCGCCAACTACGCGATGGTCTACAACGCCGCGCTGCTGCCCAACGGCACGCCGCCCAAGACCTTCGAGGAGTTCGTGAAGCTCGGCAAGGAGGCGACGAAGGACGGCAACTACGGCTTCGCCTTCCGCGCCACGATGGCCGAGCGCGGCGGCGTCTGGTACGACCTGACCAACTTCGTCTACGGCTTCGGCGGGCGCTGGTCCAAGCCGGACGGCACGCCGACCTTCAACAGCCCGGAGGTCGTGGCGGGTGTCGCCGCCTACAAGACCGTCTACGACGCCGGCATGATCCCCAAGGGCACCGACGCCGCCACCTACCGGCGGATGTTCTGGGAAGGCAAGGTCGCCATGGAGATCGACAACGGCGGCGTCGCCACCATCCTGACCTCGCAGGGCAAGGCGCACCCCATCGCCGCCGCCCCGTCGCCCTTCCCGCACAAGGAGCAGGGCATGATCCTGGCTCCGGTGACCATCAACGCCAACACCAAGGTGAAGGACGCCGCCGGCAAGTTCCTGCAATGGGCGCTCCAGCCCCAGCAGCAGCAGGAACTCCAGACCCTGCTCGGCGCCGCCAACGTCGCGACGACGGTGGAGCGCACGCCGGAGGAGCTTCAGGCCATGCCCTGGCTGAAGGTCTACGACGCGCAGACCCCGAACAGCGTGCCCGCCCTGCCGCAGGGGCTTGAGACCAAGGCGCCGGAGATCCAGCAGATCATCGTCCAGCAGCTCCTCAAGGTGCTCCAGGGTGGCGTCGCCCCGCAGACCGCCATGGACGAGGCGCAGCGTCTGATCACCGCCCGCGTGCTCGCCCAGAAGTAA
- a CDS encoding aldehyde dehydrogenase (NADP(+)), with protein sequence MTLTGMMLIGAESHRGRNGEIHAIDPSTGAKLEPAFGGGGTAEVDRACQLAWDAFDRFRETAREDRAVFLEAVARNILDLGDALIVRAMAESGLPRARLEGERGRTVGQLRLFAAVVREGSWIGARIDPALPERAPLPRPDLRQRRIPLGPVAVFGASNFPLAFSVAGGDTASAFAAGCPVVVKAHSAHPGTSELVGRAVQAAVAECGLPEGVFSLMFGAGSSVGTALVADPRIKAVGFTGSRRGGVALMEVAARRPEPIPVYAEMSSINPVFLLPAALAARAEALGKSFVASLTLGAGQFCTNPGILLAVDGPDLDRFVASAVDALGGSAAPTMLTPGIHAAFDAGVAALADNALVATLARGLDGDGPNRCRAALFATTADAFLDDPALREEVFGAASLLIRCPDLESLRAVAERLDGQLTATLQMDAADTGAAAVLLPTLERKAGRILANGWPTGVEVCHAMVHGGPFPATSDSRTTSVGTAAIERFLRPVCYQDIPADLLPEPLRDGNPLGLWRRVDGALGRH encoded by the coding sequence GTGACCCTCACCGGCATGATGCTGATCGGCGCCGAGAGCCACCGCGGCCGCAACGGCGAGATCCACGCCATCGACCCGTCCACCGGGGCGAAGCTGGAACCCGCCTTCGGCGGCGGCGGGACGGCGGAGGTCGACCGCGCCTGCCAGCTCGCCTGGGACGCCTTCGACCGCTTCCGCGAGACCGCGCGGGAGGACCGCGCCGTCTTTCTGGAGGCGGTCGCCCGCAACATCCTGGACCTCGGCGACGCCCTCATCGTCCGCGCCATGGCTGAAAGCGGCCTGCCGCGCGCCCGGCTGGAGGGGGAGCGCGGGCGCACCGTCGGCCAGCTCCGCCTCTTCGCCGCGGTGGTGCGGGAGGGAAGCTGGATCGGCGCCCGCATCGACCCGGCCCTGCCGGAGCGGGCGCCCCTGCCCCGCCCCGACCTGCGCCAGCGCCGCATCCCGCTCGGCCCCGTGGCGGTGTTCGGCGCCAGCAACTTCCCGCTGGCCTTCTCGGTGGCCGGGGGCGACACCGCCTCGGCCTTCGCCGCCGGCTGCCCGGTGGTGGTCAAGGCCCACTCCGCCCATCCCGGCACGTCGGAGCTCGTCGGCCGCGCCGTCCAGGCCGCCGTCGCCGAATGCGGGCTGCCGGAGGGCGTCTTCTCGCTGATGTTCGGCGCCGGCTCGTCGGTGGGCACGGCGCTCGTCGCCGACCCGCGCATCAAGGCGGTCGGCTTCACCGGATCGCGCCGCGGCGGCGTGGCGCTCATGGAGGTGGCGGCCAGGCGTCCGGAGCCGATCCCCGTCTACGCGGAGATGAGCAGCATCAACCCGGTCTTCCTGCTGCCGGCGGCGCTCGCCGCGCGGGCGGAGGCGCTGGGCAAGAGCTTCGTCGCCTCGCTGACGCTGGGCGCCGGGCAGTTCTGCACCAACCCCGGCATCCTGCTGGCGGTGGACGGGCCGGACCTCGACCGCTTCGTAGCGTCCGCCGTGGACGCGCTGGGCGGCAGCGCGGCGCCGACCATGCTGACGCCGGGCATCCACGCCGCCTTCGACGCCGGGGTGGCCGCCCTGGCCGACAACGCCCTCGTGGCGACGCTGGCCCGCGGGCTGGACGGCGACGGCCCCAACCGGTGCCGGGCGGCGCTGTTCGCCACGACCGCCGACGCTTTCCTCGACGATCCGGCCCTGCGCGAGGAGGTGTTCGGCGCCGCCTCGCTGCTCATCCGCTGCCCGGATCTGGAATCTTTGCGCGCGGTGGCGGAGCGGCTGGACGGCCAGCTCACCGCGACCCTGCAGATGGACGCGGCTGACACCGGAGCGGCGGCGGTCCTGCTGCCGACGCTGGAGCGCAAGGCCGGCCGCATCCTGGCCAACGGCTGGCCGACCGGCGTCGAGGTCTGCCACGCCATGGTGCATGGCGGCCCCTTCCCGGCCACGTCGGACAGCCGCACCACCTCGGTCGGCACGGCGGCCATCGAGCGGTTCCTGCGGCCCGTCTGCTACCAGGACATCCCGGCCGACCTGCTGCCGGAACCCCTGCGCGACGGCAACCCGCTGGGGTTGTGGCGTCGGGTCGACGGAGCGTTGGGCCGGCACTGA
- a CDS encoding fumarylacetoacetate hydrolase family protein, with amino-acid sequence MSKRPLPLDPAAALPADEGALLVGRAWRPGVGPSVIAVRGRDVFDITSRDAPTVRDLVETGAAADLARDIPGEWIGTAAAILANSDEDRRNPERPWLLAPIDLQAVKASGVTFVVSLLERVIEEQARGAPEKALAIRADIDALIGRDLSSLKPGSPEAMEVKKALIARGVWSQYLEVGIGPDAEIFTKGQPMSAVGTGAHVGIPPYSVWNNPEPEIAVLASSRGDIVGATLGNDMNLRDVEGRSALLLGKAKDNNASGSIGPFIRLFDDRFTLDGVRSAELGLVVEGSDGFRLEGSSSMSQISRDPVELVEATIGENHQYPDGFVLLLGTMFAPVEDRDRPGEGFTHKLDDVVTITAPALGSLTNRVRHCADCAPWDFGAAALMRNLAGRGLLG; translated from the coding sequence ATGAGCAAGCGACCCCTTCCCCTCGACCCCGCCGCCGCCCTGCCGGCGGACGAGGGCGCGCTTCTGGTCGGGCGCGCCTGGCGCCCCGGCGTCGGCCCCTCGGTCATCGCCGTGCGCGGCCGGGACGTGTTCGACATCACCAGCCGCGACGCGCCCACCGTGCGCGATCTGGTGGAGACCGGCGCCGCCGCGGATCTGGCCCGCGACATCCCCGGCGAGTGGATCGGCACCGCCGCCGCCATCCTCGCCAACTCCGACGAGGACCGGCGCAACCCGGAGCGGCCCTGGCTGCTGGCCCCCATCGACCTCCAGGCGGTGAAGGCGTCCGGCGTGACCTTCGTGGTCAGCCTGCTGGAGCGCGTCATCGAGGAGCAGGCGCGCGGCGCCCCGGAAAAGGCGCTGGCCATCCGCGCCGACATCGACGCGCTGATCGGGCGCGACCTGTCCAGCCTGAAGCCCGGCTCGCCGGAGGCCATGGAGGTCAAGAAGGCGCTGATCGCCCGCGGGGTGTGGTCGCAGTATCTGGAGGTCGGCATCGGCCCCGACGCCGAGATCTTCACCAAGGGCCAGCCGATGTCGGCGGTCGGCACCGGCGCCCATGTCGGCATCCCGCCCTATTCGGTGTGGAACAACCCGGAGCCGGAGATCGCCGTCCTGGCCTCCAGTCGCGGGGACATCGTCGGCGCCACGCTCGGCAACGACATGAACCTGCGCGACGTCGAGGGGCGCTCCGCCCTGCTGCTCGGCAAGGCCAAGGACAACAACGCCAGCGGCTCCATCGGCCCGTTCATCCGCCTGTTCGACGACCGCTTCACGCTGGACGGTGTGCGCAGCGCCGAGCTTGGGCTGGTGGTCGAGGGCAGCGACGGTTTCCGGCTGGAGGGCTCCAGCTCCATGTCGCAGATCAGCCGCGATCCGGTGGAGCTGGTGGAGGCCACCATCGGCGAGAACCACCAGTATCCGGACGGCTTCGTCCTGCTGCTCGGCACCATGTTCGCGCCGGTCGAGGACCGCGACCGTCCGGGCGAGGGCTTCACCCACAAGCTGGACGATGTGGTGACCATCACCGCCCCGGCGCTGGGCAGCCTGACCAACCGGGTCCGCCATTGCGCCGACTGCGCGCCCTGGGATTTCGGCGCCGCCGCGCTGATGCGGAACCTCGCGGGCCGCGGCCTGCTCGGCTGA
- a CDS encoding enoyl-CoA hydratase/isomerase family protein, whose protein sequence is MDSLNTPDPALGAVTVTVDGFVATITLDRPQKLNAVTPEMAAELVAAVARCNADDDIRCVVLTGAGPRAFCCGSDIRELDRYDTAWNFRNREDYCDAIRGLRKPSIAAVNGYAFGGGLETAMSCDIRIASENAQFGAPEIKLGWIGGGGVAAFLSHSIGTSNAAMMILTGDPIPADKALAWGLVSEVVPADRLLARAQEIAAIVASRAPIAAETAKLNLKAAHTMPVEKAIEYERDLQTICFATADAAEGRAAFKEKRSPVFRRK, encoded by the coding sequence ATGGACTCGCTCAACACCCCCGATCCGGCGCTTGGCGCGGTCACCGTCACGGTGGACGGCTTCGTCGCCACCATCACGCTCGACCGCCCGCAGAAGCTGAACGCGGTGACCCCGGAGATGGCCGCGGAGCTGGTCGCCGCCGTCGCCCGCTGCAACGCCGACGACGACATCCGCTGCGTCGTGCTGACCGGCGCCGGGCCGCGCGCCTTCTGCTGCGGCTCCGACATCCGCGAGCTGGACCGCTACGACACCGCCTGGAACTTCCGCAACCGCGAGGACTATTGCGACGCCATCCGCGGTCTGCGCAAGCCGAGCATCGCCGCGGTCAACGGCTACGCCTTCGGCGGCGGGCTGGAGACGGCGATGAGCTGCGACATCCGCATCGCGTCGGAGAACGCCCAGTTCGGCGCGCCGGAGATCAAGCTCGGCTGGATCGGCGGCGGCGGCGTCGCGGCCTTCCTCTCGCACTCCATCGGCACCTCCAACGCCGCGATGATGATCCTGACCGGCGACCCGATCCCGGCGGACAAGGCGCTGGCCTGGGGCCTCGTCAGCGAGGTGGTGCCCGCCGACCGTCTGCTCGCCCGCGCGCAGGAGATCGCCGCCATCGTCGCCAGCCGCGCCCCCATCGCGGCGGAGACGGCGAAGCTGAACCTGAAGGCCGCCCACACCATGCCGGTGGAAAAGGCCATCGAGTACGAGCGCGACCTGCAGACCATCTGCTTCGCCACCGCGGACGCCGCCGAGGGGCGCGCCGCCTTCAAGGAAAAGCGCAGCCCGGTCTTCCGGCGCAAGTAA
- a CDS encoding extracellular solute-binding protein, whose amino-acid sequence MRYRALTWDHPRGYNALAAAAAGLDGARAGLAPDLAIDWDKQPLEGFEAHPIGDLCARYDLIVLDHPHVGEAVAERGLIPLEDLFTAGDIAGWQRDSIGPSLASYRFADRHWALPLDAATQVTACRADLLDGPIPVTWAEVASLSERAPVALSLAGPHACLTFLSLAAAFGDPPAVADPDRLVSAEVGTQALDLMARLAGRMPAAVRGLNPIGLLGHMARTDEVALCPLVYGYVNYAAPTTAGEKPVTFADAPRATAGGRPGSTLGGTGIGVSVRCEVTPALLDHLRWLLGAEAQRSFIPAHDGQPSRRDAWADEAVNARWGGFYRNTAATLEAAYVRPRHAGYIAFQAEAAAMIRDALADGTPHPALLDRLQHRYAASRPVAGAER is encoded by the coding sequence ATGCGCTACCGCGCGCTGACCTGGGACCACCCGCGCGGCTATAACGCCTTGGCCGCCGCGGCGGCCGGGCTGGACGGGGCGCGCGCCGGGCTTGCCCCCGATCTTGCCATCGACTGGGACAAGCAGCCGCTCGAAGGCTTCGAGGCCCATCCGATCGGCGACCTCTGCGCCCGCTACGACCTGATCGTGCTGGACCATCCGCATGTCGGGGAGGCCGTGGCGGAACGCGGCCTGATCCCGCTGGAGGACCTGTTCACCGCCGGGGACATTGCCGGCTGGCAGCGCGACAGCATCGGGCCGAGCCTCGCCAGCTACCGCTTCGCGGACCGGCATTGGGCGCTGCCGCTCGACGCGGCGACGCAGGTCACGGCCTGCCGCGCCGACCTTCTGGACGGGCCGATCCCCGTCACCTGGGCGGAGGTGGCGAGCCTGTCCGAACGGGCGCCGGTCGCCCTGTCGCTGGCCGGGCCGCACGCCTGCCTGACCTTCCTGTCCTTGGCGGCGGCCTTCGGCGATCCGCCCGCGGTGGCCGATCCCGACCGGCTGGTCTCGGCGGAGGTGGGGACGCAGGCGCTCGACCTCATGGCGAGGCTGGCCGGGCGGATGCCGGCGGCGGTGCGCGGGCTGAACCCCATCGGGCTGCTCGGTCACATGGCCCGCACGGATGAGGTGGCGCTCTGCCCGCTGGTCTACGGCTACGTCAACTACGCGGCCCCCACCACGGCGGGCGAGAAGCCGGTCACCTTCGCCGACGCGCCGCGCGCCACGGCGGGCGGGCGTCCCGGTTCGACGCTGGGCGGCACCGGCATCGGCGTCTCCGTGCGCTGCGAGGTGACGCCGGCCCTGCTCGACCATCTGCGCTGGCTGCTCGGCGCCGAGGCGCAGCGGAGCTTCATCCCGGCCCACGACGGCCAGCCGAGCCGCCGCGACGCCTGGGCGGACGAGGCGGTGAACGCCCGCTGGGGCGGTTTCTACCGCAACACCGCCGCGACGCTGGAGGCCGCCTATGTCCGCCCGCGCCACGCCGGCTACATCGCTTTCCAGGCCGAAGCCGCGGCGATGATCCGCGACGCGCTGGCCGACGGCACGCCGCACCCGGCGTTGCTCGACCGTCTGCAACACCGCTACGCCGCCAGCCGCCCGGTTGCCGGCGCCGAACGATAA
- a CDS encoding CaiB/BaiF CoA transferase family protein — MDKKRNILSGYRVLDCSIAMAGPLAAQRLGDLGADVVKVEPVTGEWQRHTAAGGITGNKVNVSFLSLNRNKRSLAVDLKNAEGKALLMELVKTADVFLQNYRPGVAKRLGVDYESLSAINPRLIYLSISGYGETGPYVQRPGQDLLLQGMSGAMLSAGREGEAPTPAGQYLVDAITGYTAFEGVLAALLHRERTGEGQLVQVNMLDAITTIQMQELSVFTVGGKPQTRSAEPHAHVYIRAPYGAFATSDGFIIVAFPPLKLLGELIGEPSFLDMEDETDSWSRRDEIFAKTRDRLTAKTSAEWLELFNAAGVWAGPVYGYADLVNDPQIKHNGTFVEYDHPTEGRVKTPGFPIKFSKTPSEVERGAPLTGEHTREVLEAAGFTAEAIDRLLAAGVVAATEPEAEEEEVRACATAR, encoded by the coding sequence ATGGACAAGAAACGCAACATCCTCAGCGGTTACCGTGTGCTCGACTGCTCCATCGCCATGGCCGGCCCGCTGGCGGCGCAGCGCCTGGGCGACCTCGGCGCCGACGTGGTGAAGGTGGAGCCGGTGACCGGCGAGTGGCAGCGCCACACCGCGGCGGGCGGCATCACCGGCAACAAGGTGAACGTCTCCTTCCTGTCGCTGAACCGGAACAAGCGCTCGCTCGCCGTCGACCTGAAGAACGCCGAGGGCAAGGCCCTGCTGATGGAGCTGGTCAAGACCGCCGACGTGTTCCTTCAGAACTACCGGCCGGGCGTCGCCAAGCGGCTGGGCGTGGACTATGAATCGCTCTCGGCGATCAATCCGCGCCTGATCTACCTGTCGATTTCCGGCTATGGCGAGACCGGCCCCTACGTCCAGCGTCCGGGCCAGGACCTGCTGTTGCAGGGCATGTCCGGCGCCATGCTGTCGGCGGGCCGCGAGGGCGAGGCCCCGACCCCCGCCGGCCAGTATCTGGTGGACGCCATCACCGGCTACACCGCCTTCGAAGGCGTGCTGGCCGCCCTGCTCCACCGCGAGCGCACCGGCGAGGGCCAGCTTGTCCAGGTCAACATGCTGGACGCCATCACGACGATCCAGATGCAGGAGCTGTCGGTCTTCACGGTCGGCGGCAAGCCGCAGACCCGCTCCGCCGAGCCGCACGCCCACGTCTACATCCGCGCGCCCTACGGCGCCTTCGCCACCAGCGACGGCTTCATCATCGTGGCCTTCCCGCCGCTGAAGCTGCTGGGCGAGCTGATCGGCGAGCCGTCCTTCCTCGACATGGAGGACGAGACCGACAGCTGGTCGCGCCGCGACGAAATCTTCGCCAAGACCCGCGACCGGCTGACCGCGAAGACCTCCGCGGAGTGGCTGGAGCTGTTCAACGCCGCCGGGGTCTGGGCCGGGCCGGTCTACGGCTACGCCGACCTCGTGAACGACCCGCAGATCAAGCACAACGGCACCTTCGTCGAGTACGACCACCCGACCGAGGGCCGCGTCAAGACGCCGGGCTTCCCGATCAAGTTCTCCAAGACCCCGTCCGAGGTCGAGCGCGGCGCCCCCCTGACCGGCGAGCACACCCGCGAGGTGCTGGAGGCCGCCGGCTTCACCGCCGAGGCCATCGACCGCCTGCTGGCCGCCGGCGTCGTCGCCGCCACCGAGCCGGAGGCGGAGGAAGAGGAGGTTCGGGCATGCGCTACCGCGCGCTGA